The segment TTTCAATTAGCTGAAGCACCAGTTCCTTTGTTTCTCGTTTGTTTTCCGGATCAAAGAAAATTGCCACGTCATGCCATAATTCGGTTAAAGTGTCCAGCTTGTTTAGTACCAATGCACAACCTGCAGCTGCTGCTTCTAGAATTGCAAGACCAAAGGGTTCATATTTCGTCGGACTAATAAAAATGGAAGCCCGGCGCATCCAGTTTTCAGCTTCTTCCTGTGGCATTTCACCAAGGAATTTCACATTCTCAATTTCTACTGCTTCCCCGGTGTTGGGATTAATGTTATTTCCCACCACATATACTTACCACGGAAGATCCTTCGCCATTCCGGAAAGGGAGCGAAGATTTTTAGCTTCATCCCAAACCCTGCCCATACAAAGGATTATTCTTTCCTTTTGAATATTTTCAGCAGGTTTTAGATTCTTTCCGTTATAGATCAATTTGACCGGGGAAGTGATTGCGTGAGTTTCCTTAGCTTTTTGCAGAATTGCTTCCGTGGGACCCACAACAACATCAGAAGAATTCAGCGAATCTGAAACCAGTTCGTTATACTTATCCCAGGCTGCAGGGGCAGAAGTGCCTTTCACAGCCTGCCACCAGGTTTGTACGCAGGAGTGAAAAACAGTAACAGTGGGGCAGGACCATTCTTCCCGTCTGTGTGCGTAGTTATTGAAATGGATAATATCAGGTTGTACGGTGTGATAAATGGAATTTAACCATTTCTCTGCCTGGTCCACATCCTCCCAGGGATCCTGCATCCATTCCAGTTTATAATCACTTTTGTATAAAAGCAGATTGTCCAGAGATGCAGCTTCTTCCTGCTGTGCCTGCGAAGGCCAGTTTCCCATAGCAGCCAAATGAACTTTTATCCCATAATCATTTAGCACACGGCACAATTCCATTGAATATGTCCATACGCCGCCTACAGTATCTGTAGTCATCAAAATTGTAGTTTTACCTTCCATATATCCTATCAATTATTTCAGCAGTTTTAATAAATTCTTCTCCAGATTGGGGGGCATAACTATTATTTTCAAGTACATTATTGGCCCATACTACTCCTGCACGACCGCTCCATTCATCGGGAGGGGTGACCAAAGTTTCAGTTTGAGTTCCGGTATATTTTTCAGCTTTAAAATCATAAAAGGATCCGTTGACATTTTTAAATGCAGCGCCACCTTTTGTACCGTAGAATCTAGCTTCAATTACAGCATCCCTTCCGGCCGAAACGTGCCATGAGCATTCCAGGTTTATTATATTATCTTTTTCTGAAGTCATTGCAACGCTGGCAAAATCTTCTACCTGCTCTTCAAAAGAGGTAAGCTTTTTTCCCTGATGAAAAAGATGACTTCTTACATTTGTTATTTTTGGAAAGTCAAGACTCCAGAGAGCCAGGTCTACCAAATGAATTCCCAGATCCATTACACAGCCTCCTCCCGATCTTTTGATGTCGTAAAACCATTCCTTGTCCGGGCCATAAGCATTATGGAAAACCAGATCTACAGCATAAATATCTCCTATTTCTCCATTCCTGATGAGCTGGTAAATCGCCTCAAAAGCTTTTGTGTACCTGTAGGAAAGATCTACGCTCAAAAGCTTATTGGCTTCTTTTGAAGCTTCCACAACCTCTCTTACTTCAGTGGCGGTGCGGCCAAGAGGTTTCTGACAAAACACAGCTTTTCCCGCTTTAAGCGCCTCTATGCTCTGTTGTGCGTGCATGGCACTGGGAGTTGCTATAACAATACCGTCCAGCTCCTCATCTGCCAGCATTTCTGAAGTAGACGATATGATTTTTGCCTCTTTTGCTGACTTTAGAGCTTCTTCAGCATTTTCTTTAGTAGGTTCAACTATTGAAGCAACCCGGGATTGAGTATTGTTCCGGATAGCCTCCATTCGGTTTCTGCCAATCCAGCCTACGCCAATAAAGCCTAAGGCCAATTCTTTCTTTTTTTGTTCTTTTGGTTGGGTAGCTATCATTTATTGGTTGTTAATTATCAGGCCTTTTATAAAACCATCAGGTCTTTCTGTGAGATGTTTATAAGCGTCCTCCATTTCATCAAGAGAAAAGCCGTGAGTAAAGAAGGGATAAGGATCCATTTCGTGTTTTTCAATTGCATCAATTGCAGCTTTAATTCCTTTTATATATTTTGATGAGTCTCTTTCGTGAGCACTTATCATATCGATTCCACGCCAGTTAAGCATCTGTACATTAATATTCCTCATCCCATCCTGGTGAAAGCCTGCTACTATTAATTTTCCTCTTTCAGCAGTGAGTTCGATAGAAAGATTTAGTGGCCATTCTTTTCCTGTAGCTTCTATAACTCTTTCACAAAATCTCCCTTCTGTAAGCTGTTTTACTTTTTCAATAATTTGGTAATGATCATCAAGCGTAATAATTTCATCTGCACCTGCCTCTTTTGCGGCTTTAAGGGAGAATTCTCTTCTCGAAAGTGCGATTACTTTTGCTCCGGCACTTTTTGCAAGCTGAGTAAGGAGCAAGCCCAGAAATCCACTACCTACAATGGCAACAGTCTGCCCTTCCTGAATGTCACTTCTTGAAAAGATATTCATAGCACACCCTAACGGTTCTCCCGGAAAAGGTTTGTTATCAAAGAAATCCGGCAACACCACAAGATCTTTAGCTTTTGCAATGTCATGAGTGGCATAGGCGTTATAGGAAAGTCCTGCAACCCGTTCTCCCGGAGTTAAATTATCAACATTTTCCCCCACAGCATCTATTATCCCCCAGGCTTCGTGTCCCGGGTTACCGGGAGAAACAGGATACTCAAACCAGTCTCTTCCTTCCCACACGGGAATATTGGAAGCACAAATCCCACAACCCTCAATTTTTATACGCACTTCATCTGCTCCGGGTTCAGGCAGGTCCAGATTTTGGACGGAAACTTTTCCCGGTGCTTCTATTACCGCAGCCCGGTAAAAAGTTTTGTCCTGAATAGGAGGCATTTGTTGCAATGTTGGGCTTAAGATCATAAAGCTAATTCTTTATTAGAGGGTTGTATAGTTTTATTAAGTTTAATATTTCGGGTTTCACATAACCACTGAAGTAGTGCCTGAACTCCTTCGTCTACTGAATATTTTGGAGACCAGCTAGTATGGCCTTTTGAAATTTTGAAGTGTTGGAAACATAATAATATTGATCGCTTAGTTCTCCAGTCTTCAAAGGAAATATCTATTTCTTTACCTGCTTTATTTTTGATGATTTCCAGAATTTCAATAAGGCTCACTGTATTTTGAGGTCCACCGCCAATATTGAATACTTCTCCTGAAAGATCTTCTATATTTTTAGCAGCCAGAACAAAAGCATCCACAAGATCTTCCACAAAGAGGATATCCCGTACCTGTTTTCCGTTTCCGTAGATCACAACAGGATTATCTTCCAGGGCACTAATTAAAAAGTGAGCAACCCATCCCTGATCTTCGGTTCCAAACTGGTGGGGACCGTAAATACAACTCATCCGGAAAACCGCTGTTTTTAATCCGTACGAGCGGGAGTAATCCAGAATATATTGATCTGCAGCACCTTTTGAACATCCGTACGGGCTGTGGAAATCCAAAGCACGTTTTTCATCGATTCCGTTTTGCTGAATTTTTTTATCTGCAGGAACATATCTGGTTTCGTTCGTTTTCATTTCCACATCATTAAGGTTTCCGTAAACCTTATTTGTAGAAGTGAACAACAACGGAGGTTGATGATCAGATTTTCTTATGGCCTCAAGCAGTTCAAATGTTCCCTTCAGGTTCACCTGGTAATCCAGTAAAGGATTTGTCAAAGAAGTAGTAACAGCAACCTGGGAAGAAAAATGGAAAATCTCTGAAGCGTATTTCACAATTTCAGCCAAAATTCTGGTTTCATTGATATCTGCAATCTGGATTATCAGGTTGTCGCCATATTCCTCTTTTAACCATTTCAGGTTCTGTTCTACACCATCACGGAATAAGCTGTCATATACCATGACCCGCTTACCTTCCTTCAGTAGTCGGCTGGCGAGATTAGTTCCTATAAAACCTGCTCCACCTGTAATTAATGTGTATTTCTCTTTTTCCTCGAGACGGTAAGTTTTGGTAATATAGTCGTGGCTGTTAATTTTTTTCAATCCGTGTTTTTCCAGGAGCTTGTAGAGTAATTTTTTGGTGCCGTCCTCCTTTTTTAAGCCGAAGTGGTACTCCCTTTCGTCGAGATGAAATCCGCCAACAGTAGATTTTTTCGGATCCAGATCCTTCAGGCTATACCAGTAGATTCTTTGAGTATCTGCACCCATTACCTTTTTAAATTCTTCAAACTGCTTTACCTCATCATCCTGCCAGGTTGAAAATCCCACTTCAGATACCCAAACTTCTTTGTGTTCCATTCCGAAGTTTTTCAAAATGTTTTTGACAGCTTTAATATTTATTTCCCATCCTTTCCATTGCTGATCAAAAACGTGGGGGAAACCATGGATCCCCACTGCATCTATATGCTCCAGAACTCCCTGTTCTCCCATCATTTGTAACCAGTTAGGATCAATGGGACTCATTCCTCCTAACAGGGTTTTTTTGCCTTTTTGCTGTGCCCAGTACCCGGCTTTAATGATCATTTCTGAAAATTTTGTCCAGGAATAATCAAGGGTAAAATCATATTCAACTTTATTATTTGGTTCGTTCCAAAGCTCGACCCATTCAAAATATTCCCCGTATCTGCTGATCATTACATCAATAAAATCAGCATAAGATTTGAGCTCCCGCGGAGGGGATGAAGTTTTTTCTCTTTCTCCCAGAGAAGGAGGTGTATATAGAAAACAGGGAAGTATTTCTACGTGCTTACTTAATTCAGGAAAAAGCCAATCATACCAATCCTGAGTTCCTTCCACATACCAGTCTGCCCAGGAGATTCCTGTTCTAAGGTGGGAAATTCCTAGCTTTTTAAAATCTTCTATGGCGTTTTTAACTTCATCATATTCTCCAGGCCTAAACCATTCCAGGATACCTACTATGGGTGTGTTGTTCATTTCTTTCTTCTTGTACATAACAGGTTGATTTTATACGGTTAATCCTCTGGATGAAAGTTCAGTACTTGCTTTGTTTACATTGTCTGTCGCTATCTGGTCTTTTAACCATTCTGCAAGCTCTAAAAGCCCATCTTCAAACTTAACTTCCGGTTCAAAACCTAACAGTTCTTTTGTCTTACTTGTATCTGCAAAGCAATGCCTGATATCGCCGACACGGTATTTTCCTGTTACTTCCGGAGCTATATTTTTCTTCATTACACCTGCAAGTTTATCGGCAATATGTGTGATTGTATATTGGTTACCACTTCCGACATTAAATACTTCTCCGGCAGCTTCAGGAGTTTCCATTGCCAGCCTGCAGGCACGGGCGACGTCTTTTACGTGAATAAAATCTCTTTTTTTGCTTGCCGTCCTCAAAGATTAGAGGCGGGTTATTATTTAATAAACGGGAAGCAAAAATCGCCAGCACTCCTGTATAGGGATTGGAAAGAGCCTGGCGCGTACCGTAAACATTGAAGAATCTAAGAGCGGTAGTATTAATATTGTAAGCCTTTCCTGTCATAATACATAGCCGCTCCTGATCGTATTTTGAAAGAGCGTAAACAGAAGACAGATTTGGTTTTTTATCTTCAGGAGTGGGAACTGGTTTTAATTCTTTGCCGTTATCATACATTTCCCAACGATCATTTTTCAGATCTTCCAGTTCTCTTTCACATTCCATTTTTTTATTGCCGCTTTCGTCTTTATAAAGTCCTTCGCCATAAATACTCATACTGGATGCAACAACCAGTTTTTCTACAGGATTTTCTATTAAAGCCTCCAGCAGAGTAGCGGTCCCTAAATTATTTACATCTGTATAATCCCTTATTTGATACATACTTTGACCTACACCAACCATAGCTGCAAGATGAAAAACCGCATCAACATTTTTTAAGGCTTTCTTTACGTCATCAGGATTTCTTACATCTCCTATTTGCAGTTCAACTTCCGGATTTAAATAAGCAGGTCTCTCCGGGATTCGCCGTGAACCTGTTCACTAAGATTGTCGAGCACTCTCACTTTGTACCCTTTATTAAGAAGTTCGTCTGCAAGATGGGAGCCTATAAATCCTGCCCCTCCAGTGATTAAGATTTGCTTTTTCATCTAATTAATTTTTTGGTTGGTTAAAAGCTTTGAGCTATTGGTCTTGTTATAATCTTATTTATGTTGGTTCCGTTTTTCTTGCTTATTGCATAAAAAACGTCTTCAGCTATTTCTTCTGGCGATATAGACCCCATTTTAAGATTCTCTACACTGGAATTTCCCGCCAGTTGATTGGAAAAAAACTGGTATCTGTGATACCGGGACTAATAACTGTGATCTTTAAGTGTGGCACTGTTTCCAGTCTTAAAGTTTCCGCTATTACTTCCAGAGCCGTTTTTGTAGCACTGTATATGCCTCCGTAAGGGTGAGGCTGTCCTGCAGCTACTGAAGAAATAATCACTACATGTCCTTTTTTCTGTTCAATCATATTAGGGGTAAAGGCTCTAATGCATCTAAGTGCCCCCATAATATTGGTATTAATGATTTTTTGCCATTTCTCAGGATCACCTTCTGTAAGTTTTTCCTGTATTCCCAAGTAAGCATTGATCACAAGAATTTCGGGATGTCCTATTGTATCAACAGTCCAGGAGTACAATTCCTCCACATCACCACTTTCAGATACATCACAGTTCTTATATAAAATATCCTCATGGTCTCCGGGTAAATCCTTAATGTCGGCAACTGCGACTTTTATTTTATTTTCTGAAAATTTATTTGCAATAGCACGACCAATCCCGCTGCTTCCTCCGGTTACTAAGGCTGTTTTTGGTAAGGCTGCTTTCTGCATTTCAGAAGAAATTTAAGTGAAAAATCTGCAGCTTCAGGTAAAGAATTAATGCGATAAAAACGGGTAGGACCCATGAGTACACCCGTATTTGGAAATATTTATTTAAAATTTATATGGCACAGATGCCTTTACCCCAGTAAGTCAGATTTAAATTTTAACTCTAATTTCAAAGGTACAGGAGGCTAGTGTAAAATATTCCTAATTATGATTTAAAACTCTCTTAAAGCAAAATCTATAAAGTTTATAATTTTCAGTAATAAAATCCTGTTCTCTTATTGTAATAGCTCAAGCTTACAAAATAATTGCCTTTTTTAAACGTGTTAAGAAATAGTGAAAATTTTAATAATAATTTTTTTGTTTATCTTTAATAGATGCAAAAAAGTTGTTTAGAATGTGGGGAAAAGATCGTTGGCAGGGTAGATAAGAAATTCTGTAGTGATTACTGTCGCAATGCCTACAACAATAAAATCAACAAGGATAAAACTAACCTGGTAAGAAATATAAATAATCGCCTTAGAAAGAATTACAGGATTCTTGAAGAACTAAATCCAGTTGATAAAACGAAAGCCAGCAGAGCAAAGTTGCTGGCTAAAGGATTTAGTTTTGAATATTTTACGAGTATATATACAACAAAAACAGGTAATACCTACTTTTTTGTTTATGATCAGGGATATCTCCCCATTGAAGGTGAATATTTTGCTTTGGTACGCAGGACCTAACAATGCCAGTTTTGTCCCCTTAGTTTCATTGCTGCGCACAGGATGTCTTTCCTGCTAATCTGTCCAATTAATCTTCCATTCTCAACAATCGGAAATCTGCGGTATCCATGTTTGTAAAAAAGAGAAGCGCAGTCAAAAATGTTTATTTTTTTATCAATTGTATAAACATTAGATTCCATGAATTCTTCAATTCGTTTATCTCCAATTGGCATATTGTAGTAACGACATTCTGAAATTTGCTTCATACAATCCCCATCAGAAATTATTCCTACCAACTCCATTCTCTCGTTGACAACAGGAGCTCCTGAAATTTTATTTTTTACAAGGGCTTCCATGACTTCTATGACTAATTGATCTTTGGAGAAGGTAATAAGTGAAGTTGTCATGTAGTGCTCAACTAATATAGGAGCACTCTCCAGCTTTTCTGGTTCTGCCCTTCTACCCTGAAAACTTTTAATTCCCATAGCTTAAGTTTTTGATTCTTAGTCTCTTCAATTTAATGAATTTTTTTTTAATGGGGTAGAGAGGTCATTTTTTCTTTGTTTTAAACTTTACTTATTTATCTTTATTCACCTATTAAATCCTCCTATGCTCAAGAAACTTTCGCCTATCCTGGTGTTGCTGTTATTGATCTTTACTGTTTGGTATCTTTTTTACTCTTCTATGCCCAGCGACGTGGAG is part of the Antarcticibacterium sp. 1MA-6-2 genome and harbors:
- a CDS encoding glycosyltransferase family 4 protein; its protein translation is MEGKTTILMTTDTVGGVWTYSMELCRVLNDYGIKVHLAAMGNWPSQAQQEEAASLDNLLLYKSDYKLEWMQDPWEDVDQAEKWLNSIYHTVQPDIIHFNNYAHRREEWSCPTVTVFHSCVQTWWQAVKGTSAPAAWDKYNELVSDSLNSSDVVVGPTEAILQKAKETHAITSPVKLIYNGKNLKPAENIQKERIILCMGRVWDEAKNLRSLSGMAKDLPW
- a CDS encoding Gfo/Idh/MocA family protein, translated to MIATQPKEQKKKELALGFIGVGWIGRNRMEAIRNNTQSRVASIVEPTKENAEEALKSAKEAKIISSTSEMLADEELDGIVIATPSAMHAQQSIEALKAGKAVFCQKPLGRTATEVREVVEASKEANKLLSVDLSYRYTKAFEAIYQLIRNGEIGDIYAVDLVFHNAYGPDKEWFYDIKRSGGGCVMDLGIHLVDLALWSLDFPKITNVRSHLFHQGKKLTSFEEQVEDFASVAMTSEKDNIINLECSWHVSAGRDAVIEARFYGTKGGAAFKNVNGSFYDFKAEKYTGTQTETLVTPPDEWSGRAGVVWANNVLENNSYAPQSGEEFIKTAEIIDRIYGR
- a CDS encoding NAD-dependent epimerase/dehydratase family protein: MPERPAYLNPEVELQIGDVRNPDDVKKALKNVDAVFHLAAMVGVGQSMYQIRDYTDVNNLGTATLLEALIENPVEKLVVASSMSIYGEGLYKDESGNKKMECERELEDLKNDRWEMYDNGKELKPVPTPEDKKPNLSSVYALSKYDQERLCIMTGKAYNINTTALRFFNVYGTRQALSNPYTGVLAIFASRLLNNNPPLIFEDGKQKKRFYSRKRRRPCLQAGNGNS
- a CDS encoding SDR family oxidoreductase → MQKAALPKTALVTGGSSGIGRAIANKFSENKIKVAVADIKDLPGDHEDILYKNCDVSESGDVEELYSWTVDTIGHPEILVINAYLGIQEKLTEGDPEKWQKIINTNIMGALRCIRAFTPNMIEQKKGHVVIISSVAAGQPHPYGGIYSATKTALEVIAETLRLETVPHLKITVISPGITDTSFFPINWREIPV
- a CDS encoding glycosyltransferase family 4 protein, encoding MGNNINPNTGEAVEIENVKFLGEMPQEEAENWMRRASIFISPTKYEPFGLAILEAAAAGCALVLNKLDTLTELWHDVAIFFDPENKRETKELVLQLIENEEFREEVGQKARKRAEHFSAEKMAVSYMELYKDLLNKKKPENQLIQSI
- a CDS encoding CBS domain-containing protein — encoded protein: MGIKSFQGRRAEPEKLESAPILVEHYMTTSLITFSKDQLVIEVMEALVKNKISGAPVVNERMELVGIISDGDCMKQISECRYYNMPIGDKRIEEFMESNVYTIDKKINIFDCASLFYKHGYRRFPIVENGRLIGQISRKDILCAAMKLRGQNWHC
- a CDS encoding zinc-binding dehydrogenase — encoded protein: MILSPTLQQMPPIQDKTFYRAAVIEAPGKVSVQNLDLPEPGADEVRIKIEGCGICASNIPVWEGRDWFEYPVSPGNPGHEAWGIIDAVGENVDNLTPGERVAGLSYNAYATHDIAKAKDLVVLPDFFDNKPFPGEPLGCAMNIFSRSDIQEGQTVAIVGSGFLGLLLTQLAKSAGAKVIALSRREFSLKAAKEAGADEIITLDDHYQIIEKVKQLTEGRFCERVIEATGKEWPLNLSIELTAERGKLIVAGFHQDGMRNINVQMLNWRGIDMISAHERDSSKYIKGIKAAIDAIEKHEMDPYPFFTHGFSLDEMEDAYKHLTERPDGFIKGLIINNQ
- a CDS encoding NAD-dependent epimerase/dehydratase family protein, yielding MRTASKKRDFIHVKDVARACRLAMETPEAAGEVFNVGSGNQYTITHIADKLAGVMKKNIAPEVTGKYRVGDIRHCFADTSKTKELLGFEPEVKFEDGLLELAEWLKDQIATDNVNKASTELSSRGLTV
- a CDS encoding NAD-dependent epimerase/dehydratase family protein, which gives rise to MYKKKEMNNTPIVGILEWFRPGEYDEVKNAIEDFKKLGISHLRTGISWADWYVEGTQDWYDWLFPELSKHVEILPCFLYTPPSLGEREKTSSPPRELKSYADFIDVMISRYGEYFEWVELWNEPNNKVEYDFTLDYSWTKFSEMIIKAGYWAQQKGKKTLLGGMSPIDPNWLQMMGEQGVLEHIDAVGIHGFPHVFDQQWKGWEINIKAVKNILKNFGMEHKEVWVSEVGFSTWQDDEVKQFEEFKKVMGADTQRIYWYSLKDLDPKKSTVGGFHLDEREYHFGLKKEDGTKKLLYKLLEKHGLKKINSHDYITKTYRLEEKEKYTLITGGAGFIGTNLASRLLKEGKRVMVYDSLFRDGVEQNLKWLKEEYGDNLIIQIADINETRILAEIVKYASEIFHFSSQVAVTTSLTNPLLDYQVNLKGTFELLEAIRKSDHQPPLLFTSTNKVYGNLNDVEMKTNETRYVPADKKIQQNGIDEKRALDFHSPYGCSKGAADQYILDYSRSYGLKTAVFRMSCIYGPHQFGTEDQGWVAHFLISALEDNPVVIYGNGKQVRDILFVEDLVDAFVLAAKNIEDLSGEVFNIGGGPQNTVSLIEILEIIKNKAGKEIDISFEDWRTKRSILLCFQHFKISKGHTSWSPKYSVDEGVQALLQWLCETRNIKLNKTIQPSNKELAL
- a CDS encoding NAD-dependent epimerase/dehydratase family protein, encoding MKKQILITGGAGFIGSHLADELLNKGYKVRVLDNLSEQVHGESRRDLLI